The Desulfuromonas versatilis genome has a segment encoding these proteins:
- the hybA gene encoding hydrogenase 2 operon protein HybA: MDISRRKFLKITAAAGGTAACSVATPAQARGPKEPDPNWYGMLNDSTRCIGCKACQVACKKENKLEAESTLGDREQFGQPIYDSPRSLSENTYTLIKLHRDEQSGETTFVKRQCMHCVDAACQSACIVGALKKQPNGAVKYDADMCMGCRYCMVACPFNIPQFEWQKAIPSIKKCTLCSETRLDKGQPTACTSACPAGAITFGKRNDLLQIARERIAAEPGRYAETIYGEHEVGGTGVFYLSKKKVSYAALGLPDFDYRPVSGLTESIQHRIFQYFIPPIAVYGVLGAIMVYNQRRKKNAGIEGGDDEY; encoded by the coding sequence ATGGATATCAGTCGCAGAAAATTTCTGAAGATCACCGCGGCCGCCGGGGGGACGGCCGCCTGCAGCGTGGCCACGCCGGCCCAGGCGCGCGGGCCCAAAGAGCCCGACCCCAACTGGTATGGCATGCTCAACGACTCCACCCGCTGCATCGGCTGCAAGGCCTGCCAGGTCGCCTGCAAGAAGGAGAACAAGCTGGAGGCGGAATCGACCCTGGGCGACCGGGAGCAGTTCGGTCAGCCGATCTACGACTCGCCCCGCAGCCTGTCGGAGAACACCTATACGCTGATCAAGCTGCACCGGGACGAGCAGTCCGGCGAGACCACCTTCGTCAAGCGTCAGTGCATGCACTGCGTCGATGCCGCCTGCCAGTCGGCCTGCATCGTCGGGGCGCTGAAGAAGCAGCCCAACGGGGCGGTCAAGTACGACGCGGACATGTGCATGGGCTGCCGCTACTGCATGGTGGCCTGCCCCTTCAACATTCCCCAGTTCGAGTGGCAGAAGGCCATCCCCTCGATCAAGAAGTGCACCCTGTGTTCCGAGACCCGCCTGGACAAGGGGCAGCCGACCGCCTGCACCAGCGCCTGCCCGGCCGGGGCCATCACCTTCGGCAAGCGCAACGACCTGCTGCAGATCGCCCGGGAGCGCATCGCCGCCGAGCCGGGGCGCTATGCCGAAACCATCTACGGCGAACACGAGGTGGGGGGGACCGGGGTCTTTTACCTGAGCAAGAAAAAGGTCAGCTACGCCGCCCTCGGCCTGCCCGATTTCGACTATCGGCCCGTCTCCGGCCTGACCGAGAGCATCCAGCACCGCATCTTCCAGTATTTCATTCCCCCGATCGCGGTCTACGGCGTTCTCGGCGCTATCATGGTCTACAATCAGCGCCGGAAGAAGAACGCCGGTATCGAAGGAGGCGACGATGAGTATTAA
- a CDS encoding hydrogenase small subunit, with translation MNSQRFFRRDKPMAISRRRFLQFTAGGAAALGVNLFDNPMLRKAFAGAVQETPIIWLAAGACSGCSVSLLNALAPRIQDVLLDQVIPGHHTELAFHPTVMAASGDLAMQAMYDTEERPFLLVVEGSITTADGGRHCEVGEKHGHGITSVEHLERLGRKAKAVIAVGSCASFGGVPAANMNPTGSKGAIEVLRAKGINTPAVNLPGCAIHPDWFIGTVAALLLGGPEAIKVDEHGRPEMIYKKLIHDNCPLRGQFDAGQFAQKFGDEGCLYKLGCKGPVTRSNCPEKKFNSGTNWCIDNGHPCQGCTQPEYPYEQTMWGTVPIKDATPPAAYPPIFTDRKQKVDVTPAYAALAGAAAGVVGARMFGKKPAESSQDQDREE, from the coding sequence ATGAATTCCCAACGATTTTTTAGGAGAGATAAACCCATGGCTATTTCCAGACGTAGATTTCTGCAGTTCACCGCCGGCGGCGCCGCTGCGCTGGGCGTCAACCTGTTCGACAACCCGATGCTGCGCAAGGCCTTCGCCGGCGCGGTTCAGGAGACCCCGATCATCTGGCTGGCGGCCGGCGCCTGCAGCGGCTGCAGCGTGTCGCTGCTCAACGCTCTTGCCCCGCGCATCCAGGACGTGCTGCTCGACCAGGTCATCCCGGGGCACCACACCGAACTGGCCTTCCACCCCACGGTGATGGCGGCCTCGGGCGATCTCGCCATGCAGGCCATGTACGATACCGAGGAGCGTCCCTTCCTGCTGGTGGTCGAGGGCTCGATCACCACCGCCGACGGCGGCCGCCACTGCGAGGTCGGCGAGAAGCACGGCCACGGCATCACCTCCGTGGAGCACCTCGAGCGCTTGGGCCGCAAGGCCAAGGCGGTCATCGCGGTGGGCAGCTGCGCCTCCTTCGGCGGCGTCCCGGCGGCCAACATGAACCCCACCGGCTCCAAGGGGGCCATCGAGGTGCTGCGCGCCAAGGGGATCAACACTCCGGCGGTCAACCTGCCGGGCTGCGCCATCCACCCCGACTGGTTCATCGGCACCGTGGCCGCGCTGCTGCTCGGCGGGCCCGAGGCGATCAAGGTCGACGAGCACGGCCGGCCGGAGATGATCTACAAGAAGCTCATCCATGACAACTGCCCCCTGCGCGGCCAGTTCGACGCCGGCCAGTTCGCCCAGAAGTTCGGCGACGAGGGGTGCCTCTACAAGCTCGGCTGCAAGGGGCCGGTGACCCGCTCCAACTGTCCCGAGAAGAAATTCAACTCGGGCACCAACTGGTGCATCGACAACGGCCACCCCTGCCAGGGCTGCACCCAGCCCGAGTACCCTTACGAGCAGACCATGTGGGGCACGGTCCCCATCAAGGATGCCACTCCCCCGGCGGCTTATCCGCCGATTTTCACCGACCGCAAGCAGAAGGTCGATGTGACCCCCGCCTACGCGGCCCTGGCCGGCGCCGCGGCCGGTGTGGTGGGGGCCCGGATGTTCGGGAAGAAGCCCGCCGAAAGCAGCCAGGACCAGGACCGGGAGGAGTAG
- a CDS encoding hydrogenase maturation protease — MMIPALQPQRPPILVMAVGNILRRDDGFADAVLKALEALELPERVELFDAGTSAIDLMDVFHDRQRLIVLDAVRGGQAPGTLYRFSPEQVEAGALPMNSLHQVGLLETLKLGELVDCKPQSTLVIGCQPADTGLGIGLSDPVREAVDQAVKLVLKEIES; from the coding sequence ATGATGATTCCGGCCCTCCAACCGCAACGCCCGCCGATCCTGGTGATGGCGGTGGGCAATATCCTGCGCCGGGACGACGGCTTCGCCGACGCGGTCCTCAAGGCGCTGGAGGCCCTGGAGCTGCCGGAGCGGGTCGAGCTGTTCGACGCGGGGACCTCGGCCATCGACCTGATGGACGTCTTTCACGACCGGCAGAGGCTCATCGTCCTCGACGCGGTGCGCGGCGGCCAGGCCCCCGGCACCCTCTACCGCTTCAGCCCCGAACAGGTCGAAGCGGGCGCCCTGCCGATGAACAGCCTGCACCAGGTCGGCCTGCTCGAGACGCTCAAGCTCGGCGAGCTGGTCGACTGCAAGCCGCAAAGCACCCTGGTGATCGGCTGCCAGCCGGCCGACACCGGGCTCGGCATCGGCCTCAGCGATCCGGTTCGGGAGGCCGTCGACCAGGCGGTGAAATTGGTCTTGAAGGAAATTGAATCGTAG
- a CDS encoding nickel-dependent hydrogenase large subunit has protein sequence MAEKIVIDPVSRIEGHLKIEAVVDGGVVKEARSSGMMYRGLENILIGRDPRDAARIMQRICGVCPTSHGLTAAFALDEVYGVNGSITDNGRILRNLIQGANFVQSHILHFYQLAALDYVDVTAVADYSGADPTLKKVKDFIARGHLGPFVPRYEGDYRLSKEENRAAVAHYVEALNMRRLAHEAVAVFGGKMPHNMSIVAGGVTAAPSVDKIASFLWKLEQLTDFIDTYYLPDVLMVAGRYSDYFGIGAGCRQYLSFGVFDLDSDPDLTKRQRFIPQGIVKGADLKLRRLDPARITEEVQNSWFKETGAVHPYDGQTVPDRDKAGAYSWVKSPRYDGEVLEVGPLARMLASYAGGDKQVQGMVNDVLAKFSASPEALFSVLGRHAARAIECKLVAEQLKQWVLQLKPGEPTFTDFPLEVTARGMGLHEAPRGALGHWIVVEGGKTKNYQAVVPTTWNAGPADGKGQPGPMEQSLLGTRVKDNRNPFELVRIVRSYDPCLSCAVHVVTPKGEDLSRFVVGAE, from the coding sequence ATGGCAGAAAAGATTGTGATTGATCCGGTATCCCGTATCGAGGGCCACCTGAAGATCGAGGCGGTGGTCGACGGCGGGGTAGTCAAAGAGGCCAGGAGCTCGGGGATGATGTACCGCGGGCTGGAAAACATCCTGATCGGACGCGACCCTCGCGATGCCGCACGCATCATGCAGCGCATCTGCGGGGTGTGTCCCACCTCCCACGGGCTGACCGCGGCCTTTGCCCTCGACGAGGTCTACGGGGTCAACGGCAGCATCACCGACAACGGCCGTATCCTGCGCAACCTGATCCAGGGCGCCAATTTCGTCCAGTCCCACATCCTGCACTTCTACCAACTGGCGGCCCTCGACTATGTCGATGTGACCGCCGTGGCCGACTACAGCGGCGCCGACCCGACCCTGAAGAAGGTCAAGGATTTCATCGCCCGCGGCCACCTCGGGCCCTTCGTGCCCCGCTATGAGGGGGACTACCGGCTCTCCAAGGAGGAAAACCGGGCAGCCGTGGCCCACTATGTCGAGGCGCTCAATATGCGCCGCCTGGCCCACGAGGCGGTGGCGGTGTTCGGCGGCAAGATGCCGCACAACATGTCGATCGTCGCCGGCGGCGTCACCGCCGCCCCCAGCGTCGACAAGATCGCCAGCTTCCTGTGGAAGCTCGAGCAGCTCACCGACTTCATCGACACCTACTACCTGCCGGACGTGCTGATGGTCGCCGGGCGCTACAGCGACTACTTCGGGATCGGCGCCGGCTGCAGGCAGTACCTCTCCTTCGGCGTTTTCGACCTGGACAGCGACCCCGACCTGACCAAGCGCCAGCGCTTCATCCCCCAGGGGATCGTCAAGGGGGCCGACCTCAAGCTGCGCCGACTCGACCCCGCCAGGATCACCGAAGAGGTGCAGAACAGCTGGTTCAAGGAGACCGGGGCCGTACACCCCTACGACGGCCAGACCGTCCCCGACCGCGACAAGGCCGGCGCCTACAGCTGGGTCAAGTCCCCCCGCTACGACGGCGAGGTGCTCGAGGTGGGCCCGCTGGCGCGGATGCTGGCCAGCTATGCCGGCGGCGACAAGCAGGTGCAGGGGATGGTCAACGACGTGCTGGCCAAGTTCAGCGCCTCGCCCGAGGCCCTGTTCTCGGTGCTCGGCCGTCACGCCGCCCGCGCCATCGAGTGCAAGCTGGTCGCCGAGCAGCTCAAGCAGTGGGTGCTGCAGCTCAAGCCCGGCGAGCCGACCTTCACCGACTTCCCCCTCGAGGTCACCGCCCGCGGCATGGGCCTGCACGAAGCGCCCCGCGGCGCCCTCGGCCACTGGATCGTGGTCGAAGGGGGCAAGACCAAGAACTACCAGGCGGTGGTCCCCACCACCTGGAACGCCGGCCCCGCCGACGGCAAAGGGCAGCCCGGGCCGATGGAGCAGTCGCTGCTCGGCACCCGGGTCAAGGACAACCGCAACCCCTTCGAGCTGGTGCGCATCGTCCGCTCCTACGACCCCTGCCTGTCCTGCGCGGTGCACGTGGTCACCCCCAAGGGCGAGGATCTCAGCCGCTTCGTGGTCGGGGCCGAATGA
- a CDS encoding sigma-54-dependent transcriptional regulator has protein sequence MEKGRIYVCDEEQGSREYLRVLLEGRGYAVECFAASAQLLMHLDEFREQPPDVILLDVRQPGFEGLEALRRIKAARPETGLILVSSFATVRTAVEAMKQGALDYLAKPVVADDLTDLLEKVVERTRLVEENRSLKAEIRRRFDPDQVIFRSSQFKRVFELAKKVAPSDASVLILGESGTGKELIASTIHYSSRRRDQRFLTINCAALTDTLLESQLFGHVKGAFTGAVGTQRGLVEEADRGTLFLDEIGDVSASLQAKLLRVLQEREFIPVGSTRVRHADVRFIAATNRDLEAEVAKGNFREDLYYRLNVVTLNVPPLRERRDDIQLLAEFFLRKYASRGSQGVSGDALALLRSYDWPGNVRELENVIEMAAILADGREIAPEHLPVKVAEGRPVEFALPQEQMSMAELEARYIEQVFRQTRFHKVKTSQILQISRKTLDRKLQQYDISREE, from the coding sequence ATGGAAAAGGGAAGAATCTACGTCTGCGACGAGGAACAGGGCTCCCGGGAGTACCTGCGGGTTCTGCTGGAGGGGCGGGGATACGCGGTTGAATGCTTCGCCGCAAGCGCCCAGCTTCTCATGCACCTGGACGAGTTTCGGGAGCAGCCGCCCGACGTCATCCTGCTCGATGTCCGGCAACCCGGTTTCGAGGGGCTCGAGGCGCTGCGCCGCATCAAGGCGGCACGCCCTGAAACCGGCTTGATTCTGGTCAGCTCCTTCGCCACGGTGCGCACCGCGGTGGAGGCCATGAAGCAGGGAGCCCTCGACTACCTGGCCAAGCCCGTGGTGGCCGACGACCTGACCGACTTGCTGGAAAAGGTGGTGGAGCGCACCCGGCTGGTCGAGGAGAACCGCTCCCTCAAGGCCGAGATCCGCCGGCGCTTCGATCCGGACCAGGTGATTTTCCGCAGCAGCCAGTTCAAGCGGGTCTTCGAACTGGCCAAGAAGGTCGCCCCCTCCGACGCCAGCGTGCTGATCCTCGGGGAGAGCGGCACCGGCAAGGAATTGATCGCCTCCACCATCCATTACAGCAGCCGCCGGCGCGACCAGCGCTTTTTGACCATCAACTGCGCGGCGCTCACCGACACCCTGCTTGAAAGCCAGCTGTTCGGCCATGTCAAAGGGGCGTTCACCGGAGCGGTGGGGACCCAGCGCGGGTTGGTGGAGGAGGCCGACCGGGGGACGCTGTTTCTGGACGAGATCGGCGACGTCAGTGCCTCGTTGCAGGCCAAGCTGCTGCGCGTGCTGCAGGAGAGGGAATTCATCCCCGTCGGTTCGACCCGGGTGCGTCATGCCGACGTGCGCTTTATCGCCGCCACCAACCGCGACCTCGAGGCGGAGGTCGCCAAGGGCAATTTCCGCGAGGACCTCTATTACCGACTCAACGTCGTCACCCTCAATGTTCCGCCCCTGCGCGAGCGGCGCGATGACATCCAGCTGCTGGCCGAGTTCTTCCTCCGCAAATATGCCTCGCGCGGCTCCCAGGGGGTGAGCGGCGACGCCCTGGCCCTGCTGCGCAGCTACGACTGGCCGGGCAACGTGCGCGAACTGGAAAACGTTATCGAAATGGCGGCGATCCTCGCCGACGGGCGGGAGATCGCCCCGGAACACCTGCCGGTGAAGGTGGCCGAGGGGCGGCCGGTGGAGTTCGCCCTGCCCCAGGAGCAGATGTCCATGGCCGAGCTGGAAGCCAGGTACATCGAGCAGGTCTTCCGGCAGACCCGCTTCCACAAGGTGAAAACCTCTCAGATCCTGCAGATCTCCCGCAAGACCCTCGATCGCAAGCTCCAGCAGTACGACATCTCCCGCGAGGAATAG
- the hypA gene encoding hydrogenase maturation nickel metallochaperone HypA, which yields MHEVGITQSIVEIAERTARSGGAKRVLSVTVEIGALSGVIPEAVEFCFEACSKGTFLENARLIIERVPGMGRCPNCAGETEIDAYSCECPACGAFGLETLQGKELRVKEMEID from the coding sequence ATGCACGAAGTAGGCATTACCCAGAGCATTGTCGAAATCGCCGAGCGGACGGCCCGCAGCGGAGGCGCCAAGCGGGTACTGTCGGTAACCGTGGAGATCGGCGCCCTGTCGGGGGTCATCCCCGAAGCGGTGGAGTTCTGCTTCGAGGCCTGCTCAAAGGGGACGTTTCTGGAGAATGCCAGGCTCATCATCGAGCGAGTGCCCGGCATGGGACGCTGCCCCAACTGCGCCGGGGAAACGGAGATCGACGCCTACAGCTGCGAATGCCCCGCCTGCGGGGCCTTCGGCCTGGAGACCCTGCAAGGCAAAGAGCTGCGCGTCAAGGAAATGGAGATCGACTGA
- the hypB gene encoding hydrogenase nickel incorporation protein HypB yields MCIDCGCPSPGHDHHHHKAHDHDHGHDSRTVRIEEDLLAKNDRLARANRELFRDKGLFVLNLVSSPGSGKTSILERTLADLGAQTGFAVLEGDQQTANDAERIAATGVPVHQINTGAGCHLDAHMVGHGVERFDLDAVDILMIENVGNLVCPASFDLGEDHKVAVLSVTEGEDKPLKYPQMFQAADILLINKIDLLPYLRFDVEKCKQFARRVNPAIRIFELSCHSGVGMDAWYGWLAEGVAKKRKQ; encoded by the coding sequence ATGTGCATCGATTGCGGCTGCCCCTCGCCCGGGCACGATCATCACCACCACAAGGCACACGACCATGACCACGGACACGATTCCCGCACCGTGCGCATCGAGGAGGACCTGCTGGCCAAGAACGACCGGCTGGCCCGGGCCAACCGGGAGCTTTTCCGCGACAAGGGGCTGTTCGTCCTCAACCTGGTGAGCTCTCCGGGCTCGGGCAAGACCTCGATCCTCGAGCGGACCCTCGCCGACCTCGGGGCGCAGACCGGCTTCGCGGTGCTCGAGGGAGACCAGCAGACCGCCAACGACGCCGAGCGCATCGCCGCCACCGGGGTGCCGGTGCACCAGATCAACACCGGCGCCGGCTGCCACCTCGACGCCCACATGGTCGGCCACGGGGTAGAGCGTTTTGACCTCGATGCCGTGGATATCCTGATGATCGAGAACGTCGGCAACCTGGTCTGTCCGGCCTCCTTCGACTTGGGCGAGGACCACAAGGTAGCCGTGCTCTCGGTCACCGAAGGCGAGGACAAGCCCCTCAAGTACCCGCAGATGTTCCAGGCCGCCGACATTCTGCTGATCAACAAGATCGACCTGCTCCCCTACCTGCGCTTCGATGTCGAGAAATGCAAGCAGTTCGCCCGCCGCGTCAATCCGGCCATCCGCATCTTCGAACTCAGCTGCCACAGCGGCGTGGGGATGGATGCCTGGTACGGCTGGCTGGCGGAGGGAGTGGCGAAAAAGCGTAAGCAGTAA
- a CDS encoding HypC/HybG/HupF family hydrogenase formation chaperone, whose product MCLGVPMQVKSIANGIAVCEIDGVRREASLMMVEGVEVGDFVLIHAGFAIEKLDEADAEQTLQLFREVLASGGGPA is encoded by the coding sequence ATGTGCCTAGGCGTACCGATGCAGGTCAAGAGCATTGCAAACGGCATCGCCGTCTGCGAGATCGACGGCGTGCGCCGCGAGGCGAGCCTGATGATGGTCGAGGGGGTCGAGGTCGGCGACTTCGTGCTGATCCACGCCGGCTTCGCCATCGAGAAGCTCGATGAAGCCGACGCCGAGCAGACCCTACAGCTGTTTCGCGAGGTGCTCGCCTCCGGGGGAGGCCCGGCGTGA
- the hypD gene encoding hydrogenase formation protein HypD, protein MKYSSEFRDPAVAKKLIEQIGEAVAGFDGQMTLMEVCGTHTMAIYQHGIRALLPKSIRLISGPGCPVCVTPVSYVDHAVALARRPGTLITTFGDMVRVPGSSSSLQREKARGADVRIVYSPLDAVALAEKTPEKQIVFLGVGFETTTPTVAGAILEARRRGLSNFFALCANKTIPGPMAALAGDPELKVDGYICPAHVSAIIGAEAYRPLAEQLKVPCVVTGFEPLDMLQGVLMLARQIVAGEARVETQYSRIVKPGGNPKARAILEEVFEPCDTAWRGIGVIPQSGLKIRESYAAFDAERQLPVAVEEPREAKGCMCGEILKGKVTPTECPLFRQACTPENPIGACMVSSEGTCAAEYKYGT, encoded by the coding sequence GTGAAGTACTCCAGCGAATTCCGCGACCCCGCGGTCGCGAAAAAACTCATCGAGCAGATTGGTGAAGCGGTGGCCGGCTTCGACGGGCAGATGACCCTGATGGAGGTCTGCGGCACCCACACCATGGCCATCTACCAGCACGGCATCCGCGCCCTGCTGCCCAAGAGCATCCGCCTGATCTCCGGGCCCGGCTGCCCGGTCTGCGTCACCCCGGTAAGCTACGTCGACCACGCGGTGGCCCTGGCGCGGCGGCCCGGCACCCTCATCACCACCTTCGGCGACATGGTCCGGGTGCCCGGCTCGAGCAGCAGCCTGCAGCGCGAAAAGGCCCGCGGGGCCGACGTGCGCATCGTCTACTCGCCGCTCGACGCGGTGGCGCTGGCGGAAAAGACCCCCGAGAAGCAGATCGTGTTTCTCGGCGTCGGCTTCGAGACCACCACCCCCACCGTGGCCGGGGCGATTCTCGAGGCCAGGCGCCGCGGGCTGTCGAACTTCTTCGCCCTGTGCGCCAACAAGACCATCCCGGGACCCATGGCGGCGCTGGCCGGCGACCCCGAGCTGAAGGTCGACGGCTATATCTGCCCGGCCCACGTCAGCGCCATCATCGGCGCCGAGGCCTACCGGCCGCTGGCCGAGCAGCTCAAGGTCCCCTGCGTGGTGACCGGCTTCGAGCCCCTCGACATGCTGCAGGGGGTGCTGATGCTCGCCCGCCAGATCGTGGCCGGCGAAGCCCGGGTCGAGACCCAGTACAGCCGCATCGTCAAACCCGGCGGCAACCCCAAGGCCCGGGCGATCCTCGAAGAGGTCTTCGAGCCCTGCGACACCGCCTGGCGGGGCATCGGCGTGATTCCGCAGAGCGGCCTGAAGATCCGCGAGAGCTACGCCGCCTTCGATGCCGAGCGGCAGCTGCCCGTCGCGGTTGAAGAGCCCCGCGAAGCCAAGGGCTGCATGTGCGGTGAAATTCTCAAGGGGAAGGTCACCCCCACCGAGTGCCCCCTGTTCCGCCAGGCCTGCACCCCGGAAAATCCCATCGGCGCCTGCATGGTCTCCAGCGAAGGGACCTGCGCGGCGGAGTACAAGTACGGCACCTGA
- the hypE gene encoding hydrogenase expression/formation protein HypE: MTDIILLGHGSGGKLSHQLLDELIIPTLSGVAQRDQNDAAVLNHGGQRLAFTTDSYVVDPIFFPGGNIGDLAINGTVNDLAMAGARPVAVSVGLILEEGLPLEDLRRILASMKQAAQSAGVAIVTGDTKVVPRGKADKIFINTSGIGVFDHDYEVRGSGARVGDKILINGSIGDHGMAILASREGLDLEADIRTDSAALHELVAEIIAAGGEAVHALRDPTRGGVATTLKEIALQSQVDITLEEAAQPVRQEVAGACAILGLDPLFVANEGKLLAVVAPEAAESVLAVMRRHPHGAEATIIGEVTGASDGKVFMRTAIGGLRAIEMLAGEQLPRIC; encoded by the coding sequence ATGACAGACATCATCCTGCTCGGCCACGGCAGCGGCGGAAAGCTGAGTCATCAGCTGCTCGACGAGCTGATCATCCCCACCCTCTCCGGGGTGGCGCAGCGCGACCAGAACGACGCGGCGGTGCTGAACCATGGCGGGCAGCGGCTGGCCTTCACCACCGACTCCTACGTGGTCGACCCGATCTTCTTCCCCGGCGGCAACATCGGCGATCTGGCCATCAACGGCACGGTCAACGACCTGGCCATGGCCGGCGCCCGGCCGGTGGCGGTGAGCGTCGGGCTGATCCTCGAGGAGGGGCTGCCGCTGGAGGACCTGCGGCGGATTCTCGCCTCGATGAAGCAGGCGGCGCAAAGCGCCGGGGTGGCCATCGTCACCGGCGACACCAAGGTGGTGCCCCGGGGCAAGGCCGACAAGATCTTTATCAACACCTCGGGGATCGGCGTCTTCGACCATGACTACGAGGTGCGCGGCAGCGGCGCCCGGGTCGGCGACAAGATCCTGATCAACGGCAGTATCGGCGATCACGGCATGGCGATCCTGGCCAGCCGCGAAGGGCTCGACCTGGAGGCCGACATCCGCACCGACAGCGCCGCGCTGCACGAGCTGGTGGCCGAGATCATCGCCGCCGGCGGCGAGGCGGTGCACGCCCTGCGCGACCCGACCCGCGGCGGGGTGGCCACCACCCTCAAGGAGATCGCCCTGCAGTCTCAGGTCGACATCACCCTCGAGGAGGCGGCCCAACCGGTGCGCCAGGAGGTGGCCGGCGCCTGCGCCATCCTCGGGCTCGACCCGCTGTTCGTCGCCAACGAGGGCAAGCTGCTGGCCGTGGTCGCCCCCGAGGCGGCGGAAAGCGTCCTCGCAGTCATGCGCCGCCACCCCCACGGGGCCGAAGCCACGATCATCGGCGAGGTGACCGGCGCCTCGGACGGCAAAGTTTTCATGCGCACCGCCATCGGCGGGCTGCGCGCCATCGAAATGCTCGCCGGCGAACAGCTGCCCAGGATCTGCTGA
- a CDS encoding indolepyruvate ferredoxin oxidoreductase subunit alpha, with protein sequence MNPNHLARKDTSMKIVVDPQTCTGCGACIEVCPAAAISLEQNVAVIDPLRCDLDGICIPACPVDAISFQETA encoded by the coding sequence CTGAACCCCAATCATTTAGCGCGAAAGGACACTTCCATGAAAATCGTCGTCGATCCCCAAACCTGCACAGGCTGCGGCGCCTGCATCGAGGTCTGCCCGGCAGCGGCGATCTCCCTGGAGCAGAACGTCGCGGTCATCGACCCGCTCCGCTGCGACCTTGACGGCATCTGCATCCCCGCCTGCCCCGTCGACGCCATCTCCTTCCAGGAGACCGCCTGA
- a CDS encoding RrF2 family transcriptional regulator: protein MMGLTRKGEYAIRGMIYLAQQPPGEMALISEIATSIQAPRTFLAKIFQDFVKQGMVRSSRGSGGGFSLARTATQITLREVVEAVEGPILPSRCLVEEERCELGSQCSVQNIWCRIQKKVVDTLEEVTLAELANP, encoded by the coding sequence ATGATGGGATTGACCCGAAAAGGAGAATACGCGATCCGCGGCATGATCTATCTGGCCCAGCAGCCGCCGGGCGAGATGGCTCTGATCAGCGAGATCGCCACTTCAATCCAGGCCCCGCGGACCTTTTTGGCAAAAATATTCCAGGACTTCGTCAAGCAGGGAATGGTCAGGTCATCCCGGGGTTCCGGGGGCGGTTTCAGCCTCGCGCGCACCGCCACCCAGATCACCCTGCGCGAGGTCGTCGAGGCGGTGGAGGGTCCGATCCTGCCGAGCCGCTGCCTGGTGGAGGAAGAGCGCTGCGAGCTGGGCTCCCAGTGCAGCGTTCAGAACATCTGGTGCCGCATCCAGAAAAAGGTCGTCGACACCCTCGAGGAAGTCACCCTCGCCGAATTAGCCAACCCCTGA
- a CDS encoding cytochrome c3 family protein yields MRNGIKVLALLGTLVGFAVAAPAAQRGASTIDLPARLGVIHFPHQVHQDRVGDCSTCHHKGVEAGACNSCHDIDPRPPKARDAFHKVCRSCHEKQGGPTACNGCHFRN; encoded by the coding sequence ATGAGAAACGGGATCAAGGTCCTGGCCCTGCTGGGCACCCTGGTAGGCTTCGCCGTTGCGGCGCCGGCCGCGCAGCGAGGCGCTTCAACCATCGACCTGCCGGCCAGACTGGGAGTGATTCATTTCCCCCACCAGGTCCACCAGGACCGGGTCGGCGACTGCAGTACCTGTCACCACAAGGGGGTCGAAGCCGGGGCCTGCAACAGCTGTCACGATATCGACCCCCGCCCCCCCAAGGCACGGGACGCCTTTCACAAGGTCTGTCGCAGCTGCCACGAGAAACAGGGCGGGCCGACCGCCTGCAACGGCTGTCATTTCCGCAACTGA